TTCCATTAAGAGAAAGGCATAGTTTAAAAGCAGAATAAAACCACAAACCTCTACTTTTCCAGGTCCGGTTGAATTTTCTTCTACCGTATATTCAACAATCTTGGACTCACTGAATAACTGCGAGGCAAAGTTGTCTGTTTCAAATGAAAAATGACTACAGATGACAGGTTAACTTCTTGATAGCTAACAACTTCTGAACTCTCCGACATTAATTAACCATGTGAAACAAAGAAACAAATGTACTAAAACAAACAATATGTGCAGCATGAATACTTAATGCACATCCAAGCAGAATTTATGGATAATGAGTTCATTAACTTGGAAAATAACAAATTGAAGAtcgtaaactaacataaagttcACATAGCTGGCAGTACTATAACAGCAGTTATAGCATTTATAATCTACTTGCCGACATTGAATAATTTGGAGACCCTGCTCCTTATTATTTCATAGTCTACTTTTATGTTCTGATGTTCAGTATTAGTCAACTACAATGTACTGAGATGTTCGGTTGCAAAGTTTCTACTTGAACATAATGATTACAATAATTAACCTGCATGTATCACTTGAAAAACTCCTGTCATGAGCATAGAACGATTACTGATTATCACAAAAAATGCAATTGCAATGGAAAAAAGAATAGTCAACATTGTCCAAACACCATTACAAATGGGATTGCCTAAGGAAACATTTCCATGCCACCAGCTAATACTGTTACGAGGAGAAATCAATTGTGACGGAAAATATTTGTTGCAGTTGTGTAATTACCAAAAAACTATTGTAACTTCTACTACTACAATGAACCAACACCATTGCAATGTTGCAGGACTTCTGCGATGGGTTGTGCCACTGCAACTagcttttgaattttaaaaaagaacATTCATTAAGTCAAAAAAAATCTTATATACAATTGAAAGGGAATACAAAACGTGATATATAAATTTTAAGAGATACAAAACCCTCATTTTGTCAAACATTTCAATCCACATTTgataaatcaaactcaactaaatATATCCAGACATGCCACACAACTCAACTAAGAATATCAACATCCTTAAGGTAAGAAAGAACaatattcaacaacaacaacaggcttaatttcaaacaaaaaggaaacaagaaacTGAATTTCAGAATACCCATACATAAAACATGTAGGATAAGAAAAAGAAGACTTAAAATGCTACACGTGGAATGACAATGTAAAATGTAGAAGTTGGATAAGATTGAGCGACAAAAAGCTGAACAAACATAGAATGACCGTAAGGCAAAGGTGGTGGTATCCAATCAAGAACAGTGCcatagttagaaatttttttgactGGGCCATTAAATTTGAAGGTAacagttttaaaaataaactagaaaacaTCAGAATAAAATATAAACATGGGCATGAGATATAATAATATTCATAATTATTTAATCAGATATAAATAAATtagataaaatataaatatataattgtcTAAAACAAAAGCTTTCATATTTTGGAATTATTGTAAAAATACTTTATTATCCATACTATCAAATATAGTTTGCCAAGACAACTAATTAACCAAATAATCATGAGTTGATCTTACAATTGATTGCAAGAAGACTAATGAAATTGCAATGGTGGATAAAGATGTTAGTTCCTCCCTTGTGATTAAGGTTAATTAcaagttttaatatttttcaaagcattatgtTGTTGCGTTGTATTTGATATACTATTTAAGTGGGAAGCCTTCTCGTGGTAATTTTGTGATCCGAAATTGAATGGATTAGACTGGATGGCAGGTAGCCATAATAGAAGAGATTGAACTCCAAGGTAGATATGTCAAAAATCAAGAAGTTTAGATGATGGATATTACTGTTCCAATGTGGAGTAAGAGTTGAGTTGGAAACTGAACATTGTCATTGAGCTTGGATGGAGACAAAAAGACATTTGACTCATGTATTTTGCTTGCGATGTTGTACTTTTGTGTTTGTTTCCCGTAAATCAATCTTATTAAGATGAAATTGAGTTTCTATGTAGAGTtgatatttagaaaaattttagaatGCTGTTTAGAGACCTACAGGGTCTTGGTAGCTTCGAGTTTGTGTCTCAAAGCTGTAGGGAGGAATACAAGTTAGTAGGCTCACTTAGACAAGGCCTTGGGACTGTTGGGTCCTTTTTGGTCGATCAAGCAGTAACCTTTGGTTGACCCAAGTGGTTGGTCCATCAAAAAGTTTGCTTGGGTTGATCAACTCAAAATCCACATATTCCAATAGCCACATTTTATTACTTTGGTCTACAAAACAGGTTGTTTGGTTGAGAAGGCAATGAGGAAGAAAGGAGGGTAGGAGTAAGGTAGGAAGAtggagagagagggagggagggagggaggaggaagggggGTAGCAGGAGGGAAGAGAAGACGGAGAAAGAAAGGCATGGAGGTGGAGAAGTTACGGTAGCAATGGCCAGAGAAAAGAGGAGAAAATAGGGGATTGTTCATGGAAGAGGAGAAAACAGGAGGGCAGGGAGATGGAAGCAACAGTCGAAGGGAGGAGAAGATGGTGGAAAACAGAGAGGAGAATCAGGAGATAGACAACAACTGGAAAAGGGAGAAATGCACATTAGAGCTATTGTAAAATTAACCTTAggctctacttcatcttttaaaaaTATGACCCTTCCCGTCTAGATATATTTCAAACGATTCTTATCACAATTTAAGATCtgataaaaatttcaaatttactaAGCTAAACATCAAGCATGAGGCGGGATTAAAGGAAAAGTATATTTCAACGCAATATGATAGCTTAAAAGAGATACTAGCGCAGGATTGACGTATAACTACAGCAGGAAAACTTAATTTGTAACTCTGAACCTTGGGCAGAGAATAGAACGCCGATTTGATCTGCTTCACTCTGCAAATaacatttttttgaaaaaaaaaaattcaaaactccAAACTCAACGGATGGAAAATCGCATGAAAAAGAGCAAAAAAGAAAACATCGCAACAACTTAGCCTCACCCATGAGCGCACATCAGCGGATCCTCGAATATCGCATTCGGAGAGTAGATTTCAAAGTCCCGCGCCGTCGCACTCGATCCGTATCTGATCTcgaaataaagtaaaaaaaaaactaaaataataagGAAAGAGGAAGCTTATCAACTAGAAAAATGAATTCGGAAAAAATCCTAACAATTTGAGGAGATGGGGGATGATAAGGTCAGCGATTCCGTCGCCGTCAACGCGACCCCCAGTAACGCCGCGATATTTGAAGTCCTGGAAGCCCTTCGCTCGCTGCTCCTTTTCCATGGACGAGTACTTAGCCTTACTCTGAATCGAGGATGGCAGGAAATGACTAAGAACCCTAATTCTAAGGGGAAGGAGAGGACTTAGCGGCATTggtagaaaagaaaaaggagcgGGAAGCTTGGAAACGACAATGGGCAGCATGATTACTAGCGAGACACCAGTATATATCGTTACACATTGTATACACGGATGCTTATTGATTGAAAGATATTTCGCAAGTAGGTCCCACGGGCTCCGTCGAAAGATTGACTTTGGCGGGTTGACAAAAGTGCAGTTAGTGTCTGAGTCGGAAGAAGGTGCCGTTAACATCGTGACACGTGGCGACAGAATGGCGGTTCGCTGGACCTTTGGCGTCCAAACGCTCCACGTGCCTGATACACAACAAATGTATCAGAAAGATGGAATAgtctattttcaaaaattcaacaaCTGCGATAATTGACGTAGCGGATAATTCATATAGGACGCTCAAAACTAAGGTTACATATCTATCTCTGTACACTCATGTATGAATTCCCAATCTTTTGAACGGCTATGATCGGATCTAATCTAAGTCTGGTAAATTTCTACCGTACTCTTTAATCTCACTGTACCATAAAATCTCAGATTCAAGGTTTTCCTAATCATgcccaatttatttttaaaaattaaatgtgcATGTCAATTCATAATTAGATTTTTCAATAAGAGAGAgtgaatttaataatttttaaaaaataatacaacataaaattaaattatttaactctAAAATCCTAAAAATACTtggtaaaatataaattaaaatttttaaaaaaaatccaaatataGTGTAGGTCGATTTtcataattcaatttaaatttcaaatttaatgagttaaaaaaaaatttaaattcaacaaTTTCAACCTTAGTCATTAGTTCTAGTTGAAATAATGATCTATTGATCCCCAATCTTATCTATTACTCAAAGTCAAATGATCATTTGTAACTCGTTTTCTCGTAATATTTAGCATTTCTACGTATGAGACCTCCATTTCGATATAAATAATGATCATAACTAGcaacctaataaaataaaatttatactttataaCTCTACTTCAATTAGTGAAAcataaaagaattaagaaaggaATAACTTACTTctcttattattgttattgtggtggttggaaaaaagagaaaaagagttGCTTGTAAAGGACTActtattgaaaaaataaaagaatgacCGTTGCTTTTGAGAAAAAACATAGAAGAGAAGATAGTGAGGAAGAAGTTGTTGGACAAATAATCTGTTGTTGAAGATATacggggtattagctgaatttaaatactTGAATTAAATTAGAGCTGAGCGATCGAGCAGACTGGCCGAGAGAGAGACCGGCCAAGTCGAGCAGACAAGCAGGGCGAGAGGCAGGCCGAGCGAAGCAGACAGGCCAGCCGAGGTAGACAAGCCGgtcgagaagaggagagggcagcAACTGATGAGGGTTGCTTTTGTTGATAGAAGAGGACAGCAACTGATGTTGCGTTTCTTACTtgctggagaagagaaaggagaagaagaaaagaggactCTTGTGCTCAAGAGcacgagaagaggagaggaaaaaactGCAGGTTTACTTCCGTTGGACAAGAGaaggaaaataaagaaatggagaagaggaaggaaaaataacagAGAAGGGTGAGCAAAGGCATGATGGTGGTGTATCGTATGGCGAGGGCTGCTGAATGCGTAGGGAGAAAAAAAGAGAAGGTTCCTTCAAAAATAACCTAATTCGTTTTAAAACAATTGAATTCATGTAAACATTAAACTTGGTTCGGTCATAATTTGACCAAATCAACTCTAAATCAATCTTAGTTTgaaccaatgtaattcttatctCTGCATTTGATCTTGTTTGAAATCGATGGAGATGGAATGTTGGATACATGGCTCGCATGTTGACCAATTGAAGACTCCTTGCTGTCAAAAGATAACTTTGAAGCACTTCTACGCATCAAAAAAAGTATTAGTGACctagccagggaaggggtcccagcGTAGACCTTCCAACGCAAAAGTCAGTCATTGGTAGAAGGTGATGAACAGTAGTACGAATGAATAGTAAAAATTACGTAGTCTCACGTAATGTGAGCATACCTGCGCCTGCAGATGGAGATCCCTTTTTATAGTGTTAGTATTCATCTATGCATGAATCTCAACTCGTTTCTAGAAAAGGGCATA
The genomic region above belongs to Zingiber officinale cultivar Zhangliang chromosome 11A, Zo_v1.1, whole genome shotgun sequence and contains:
- the LOC122031864 gene encoding uncharacterized protein LOC122031864; the encoded protein is MLPIVVSKLPAPFSFLPMPLSPLLPLRIRVLSHFLPSSIQSKAKYSSMEKEQRAKGFQDFKYRGVTGGRVDGDGIADLIIPHLLKLYGSSATARDFEIYSPNAIFEDPLMCAHGVKQIKSAFYSLPKLFSESKIVEYTVEENSTGPGKVEILIDNKQHYKIFGKAIDLVSLIRLKVEEGKVVRHEDWWDRKPLKNRETASLALTGRLSEVTRRASMLITHVLMGFGKDPSN